The nucleotide sequence CTACGGCACGAGTTACGTTAGATCTCGTTTCTAGATCTTTGGATTTGACCAGTTTATCACCAGCGCGCATCATGAAAAGCGTCATGAGTACCTCACGCTGTTTAGGAGCTCGAGTCATAGAGTCCAGTAGTTCTCTTAAAGCATCTTCATCCTGAAATTCTGGAGCGAGCGAAATGTATTTTTCGGTTTTGGCCTTGTAGGTATTAGAGAGTTCTTCTTGCAGGATGATCAAATGCTTGGACAGCATGTTCCTTAAAATAGGCAATACCGTCTTACGATCCAGTAGGCTAGCCACATCGTCCACTTTCATGGCTTTGCGATTCTCCAATGCTTCCATGATAAGGAATTCCTGATCTGTTAATTCATCGTCTTCTACGGTAGTTTCCTCGTTGCGCTGGATTATGGTCTCGCTTTCCAGCAGCAGTGATTTAGGCAAGGCTGCCTTCATGACTTGACCTACACTACATAGGTAATAGGAAGCGATCCATTCCCAAAATTTGATTTGTCCCTTTTGTAAAATAGGTGCCTCATCAATAACAAACTCTATGTCTTTAATATCGTATGCAACCTCAATATTCTCGCGTACGGCCACAGCGATACCGGTGTAGATCTTTGATTTTCCAAAGGGAACCGCGACGCGCATACCTGGCTGAATCATTCCAGCCTCTGCAGCCGTGATGCGGTATGAAAAATAGCGCTCCAGTGGCAATGGTAGTATGACATCTAGAAAATAGGACATAAAAAAATCGGTTATGTAAAAATAACCGATTCCCTTTTTGTGCGCTTGCTGTGGTGCCCTATTTTATGAATAACTTATAGACGTTCCCAGGTTTGGGTCCTGTACAAAAACAAGATATAACCGCGTACCATCAACAAGTCTGGATTATCTTCATTGAGCCAGATTTTACAGTCATATTCTTTGCCGTTTTCTGGATCGATAATGGTGCCATCCTTGTACATTTTACCCTTTTTTTTCAGGTCCTTCATGATGACCATACCTTCAATGGGTTGATCTTTTAGGGCTCCTTCACAGGCAACGCATTTAGGATTAGGTGGCGCGTCTTTGGAGAGTACCTTCAATATCTTACCGTAATAGGAATCACCTTTTTTGTACACCTGTACGTGAGATTTTACTTCTCCAGATTCATCATCAATGGTTTTCCATGTTCCAGTGACGTCTTGTGAGTTCGCTTTCGCGAAAGCGAAAAAACAAAACAGCACCAACACTACATATTTCATAAT is from Nonlabens sp. YIK11 and encodes:
- a CDS encoding DUF2147 domain-containing protein, giving the protein MKYVVLVLFCFFAFAKANSQDVTGTWKTIDDESGEVKSHVQVYKKGDSYYGKILKVLSKDAPPNPKCVACEGALKDQPIEGMVIMKDLKKKGKMYKDGTIIDPENGKEYDCKIWLNEDNPDLLMVRGYILFLYRTQTWERL